A window of Nonomuraea angiospora genomic DNA:
GCTCTACCAGCACTTCCCCGGCAAGCTCGAGCTCTATCTGGCGCTGCTCGACCTCCACGTCGACGACATGGTCAACCGCTGCCGGGAGGCGCTGGCCTCCACCCACGAGAACAAACTCCGCGTGCAGGCCACGTTCAGCGCGTTCTTCGACTTCGTCTCCACGCAGGGCGAGGCGTTCCGGCTGGTGTTCGAGTCCGACCTGCGCAACGTCGCGCCGGTGCGGCAGCGCGTGGAACGCTCGCTGCAGGAGTGCGCGGAGATGGTCAGCGTGCTCATCCAGGAGGACACCGGGTGCACCAGCGACGAGGCGCACCTGCTCGGCGTGGGGCTGGTCGGCATGGCCGAGGTGAGCGCCCGCTACTGGGTGACCCAGCACGGCTCGATCCCGAAGGACGCGGCCGAACAGCTCATGGCCCGGCTGGCCTGGCGCGGCATCAGCGGTTTTCCGCGTACGGCATAACCCGTTCGCTGGGCGCGATCATTTGCCCCTTTCCCGGTTACGAGCCGCCACGATGGGAGTGAGCCAGCCCGTCGACTAGGGAGCCACATGGAAGTCAAGATCGGCGTACGCTCCGTACACCGCGAACTCGTTGTCGAGACCGACCTCTCCGCTGAGCAGGTCGAAGAGGAGATCAGGAACGCGTTGTCGGTCGATCGTGGCGTGTTCGCCCTGACCGACGTGAAGGGCAGGCGGGTCATGGTGCCGGTGGCCTCGCTCGGTTTCGTCGAGATCGGTGAGGACGAGGCCCGGCCCGTCGGGTTCGGCGGCACCCTCTAGGAGTTTCCTGACCTGGGGGTACGGCCCACCCGCCGTACCCCTCCCAGGGCTGGCCCCGCTCCGACGATCGTCCCGCGCGTGGGACGGTGCGGCTGCGAGAGGTCGGCGCATGGCGCCCACGCACGACCGTCTCGCGCGCGTGGCGCAGTGCGCGCCCAGCGGGCGTCGCAAGGGTCCGATCCGTCCCAAGGGGCAGTACGCGCCCAGCGGCCGTCGCAATAGCCCGGCCCGTCCCCAGAGGCAGCGCGCCGAGCGGGCTGGCCCGTCCCGAAGGGCAGTGCGCCCAGCGGGCGTCGCAAGACCTGGCCCGTCCCAAGGGGGCAGCGCGCCCAGTAGGCATCCCAAGACCTGGCCCGTCCCAAGGGGGCAGCGCGCCCAGTAGGCATCCCAAGACCTGGCCCGTCCCAAGGGGGCAGCGCGCCCAGCAGGCATCCCAAGACCTGGCCCGTCCCAAGGGGGCAGCGCGCCCAGCAGGCATCCCAAGACCTGGCCCGTCCCAAGGGGGCAGCGCGCCCAGCAGGCATCCCAAGACCTGGCCCGTCCCAAGGGGGCAGCGCGCCCAGCAGGCCGGCCTGTCCCAAGGGGCAGCGCGTCCCAGCGACCGCCACAACCTGGCCCATCCTGGGGCAGTGCCCGACCGGCGAGCGTCGCAAGAGCCCAGCCCGCTCATCTGCGTCACCCGGCAGCGCCGCGCTGGAGGGTGGCGCCCGCGGCCGCATGCCGGCGCTGGATCGCCCGAACACCTCGCCACACCTTGCCCACAGCACGCCGACCATGGGCGTCGGCCGGGCGTGGCACGGGCCTCAGGGCTGCCACACCACGTCCCACCGACCCCGGCGACTCGGAAAGCGGCGCATTCCCGCCACCCCGCGCCGACCGTAGGCGTCGGCTGGGCGCGGCACGGGCCTCAGGGCTGCCACACCACATCCCGCCGACCCCGGCGACTCGGAAAGCGGCGCATTCCCGCCACCCCGCGCCGACCGTAGGCGTCGGCTGGGCGCGGCACGGGCCTCAATCACTGCCACACCACATCCCACCGACCCGGCAACTCGGAACGTGGGGTCAGGTCCCGCCACACACCGCATCTATCGCACGCGTCGGCTGGGCGTGACACGGGCCTCAGGCGCTGCCAGACCACGTCCCCCGACCCAACGACTCGGAAAGCAGCGTCAGGTCCTGCCATGCCGCACCTACCGCACGCCGCCAGCTCGACGACTCGGAAAGCGGCGCCAGGTCCCGCCATGCCGCACCTACCGCACTCCGCCGACTCGGCGCCTCCGATGGCGGCACCGAAAGGCAGCCCCGAAGGCGGCATCGAGTCGCGCCACGACCGTGCCTCTCTGACCCGACGCCCTTGGAAGCCGTGCCCTCGGAAGCCGTGCCGTCGGAAGCCGTGCCCTCGGAGGCCGTGCCCGGGGCGGTCAGAGGCCCAGGGTGGCCATGCGTTTGTTGTGGGCCTCCGTCAATGTCGCGAAAAGTCGGGAAATATCGGTGGCGCCCTCCCCCGACACCAGCAGCAGCGCCAGCTCGGGCCGCGCCGAGGCCACCTGCTGCCCCTGGCTCAGCGCCTCGCCGACGAGCCGGCGCGCCCACAGCGCCAGCCGTCCGGCGACCGCGGGCGCCGCCTCGATCCCGGCCCTGACCCGCTCGACCGCGAACTGCGAGCGCCCCTCGTCCACCAGCACCTCGTCCACCAGCTTGGCGATCGAGGGGTCGAGGTGCCTGGCCGCCTCGCGGTAGAAGTCGAGCGCGATGCCGTCCCCGACGTACGTCTTGACCAGCGCCTGCAGCCAGTCGGCCGGCCTGGTCTGCGCGTGCCAGGCGTCGAGCGCGCCGACGAACGGAGACATCGCCGCGTCGGGATCGGCCCCGAACTCGGCCAGGCGGTCGCGCAGCAGGCGGAAGTGGGCGTACTCGGTCACGGCCAGCTCACTCAGCGCCGCGCGGTCGGCCAGCGAAGGCGCCAGCGTGGCGGCGTCCTCCGTCATCCGCGCGTACGCACTGAGCTCGGCGTAGGCGAGCACCCCGAGCAGATCGACGACTCCTGGAGACTCCTTCATGACTGGCAGCGTACTTCCGCGAATCTTCGGGAACATACGTAAGCTCGGCCAGCGTTGTGGTATCGAGTACACTGCTCTGTGAAAGTGCGACCGCACTGTGTAAATTCGGGGGTTTCTCCCGGATACCCCCACTTCCGGGTGCGCGGTCGCTGATGACGCGAGAGGGCTGGCTCTACCGCGAGGACCCACGTTACGAGGGCTGTTTCATGCCCGTCGGTCCCGGCAGGCCCGCCTTCATTTGAGAACTGAGGCAGGCCACGCTGACGACTTTCCGAGACCTCGGAGTCACACCTGAGATCGCCGATGCCCTTGAGACCGAGGGCATCGTCACACCGTTCCCCATCCAAGAGATGGCTCTCCCGCTCGCCCTGAGCGGCCAGGACCTCATCGGTCAGGCGCGCACCGGCACGGGCAAGACCTACGCGTTCGGCATCGCCATGCTCCAGAGCATCGGCAAGCCGCGCAAGAACCGCAAGAAGCCCCGCGGGCTGGTCGTCGTGCCGACCCGCGAGCTGGCCACGCAGGTCAGCGAAGACCTCGTCACCGCCGCCGGCAAGCTCGGGTCCCGGGTTCTGACCGTTTACGGCGGGCGCGCGTACGAGCCGCAGATCGAGGCGCTCAAGGCCGGGGTCGACGTCATCGTCGGCACCCCCGGTCGCCTGCTCGACCTGGTCAAGCAGAAGCACCTCGACCTGAGCCAGATCACCACCCTCGTGCTCGACGAGGCCGACCGCATGCTCGACCTGGGCTTCCTGCCCGACGTAGAGCGGATCTTCAGTCTGATCCCCGGTCAGCGGCAGACGATGTTGTTCTCGGCGACCATGCCGGGCGAGATCGTCACGCTGTCCCGTAAGTACCTCAACCGTCCGACGCACGTACGCGCCGAGCACGAGAGCGGCGAGGGCGAGACCACGCCGCAGGTCCGCCAGCTCGTGTGGCGCGCGCACCGGATGGACAAGATCGAGATCCTCGGGCGGCTGCTGCAGGCCGAGGGGCGCGGGCTCACGATGGTCTTCTGCGAGACCAAGCGGGCCTGCGACATGGTCGCCGAACAGCTCGACACGCGCGGCTTCGCCGTCGCGGCCGTGCACGGCGACCTCGGGCAGGGCCAGCGCGAGCAGGCCCTGCGCGCGTTCCGCAACGGCAAGATCGACGTGCTGGTGGCCACCGACGTGGCGGCCCGCGGCATCGACATCGACGACGTCACCCACGTGGTCAACTACGACTGCCCCACGGACGACAAGACGTACGTGCACCGCATCGGCCGCACCGGCCGGGCCGGGCGCACGGGCATCTC
This region includes:
- a CDS encoding DEAD/DEAH box helicase; translated protein: MALPLALSGQDLIGQARTGTGKTYAFGIAMLQSIGKPRKNRKKPRGLVVVPTRELATQVSEDLVTAAGKLGSRVLTVYGGRAYEPQIEALKAGVDVIVGTPGRLLDLVKQKHLDLSQITTLVLDEADRMLDLGFLPDVERIFSLIPGQRQTMLFSATMPGEIVTLSRKYLNRPTHVRAEHESGEGETTPQVRQLVWRAHRMDKIEILGRLLQAEGRGLTMVFCETKRACDMVAEQLDTRGFAVAAVHGDLGQGQREQALRAFRNGKIDVLVATDVAARGIDIDDVTHVVNYDCPTDDKTYVHRIGRTGRAGRTGISVTFVEWEELTRWKMINQMLGLEFAEPEETYSTSPHVYSELNIPEGTKGVLPHASRSRAGLSAEHLEDLGETGRARVRGGGRRREEREERPARTPRQRRRTRGGKELAETAVVETPEVELVDAKGEETPAIFSTDEIQSAAEPKRTRTRRGAASSAIEQALAEAPEAPVKATRSRRAAKVTAPEAGTVTAPEAAGITAPEAGTAEEAPAKGTRSRSTVEEAPAKSTRSRRAAEPAPVAEVPPAPPAAEPVPSFLATPPPPVRKEAERIVPPNPFTVIFQSPDLASDDDDIAPSAATERKQQRRQPRGGGGNRRRTG
- a CDS encoding DUF3107 domain-containing protein → MEVKIGVRSVHRELVVETDLSAEQVEEEIRNALSVDRGVFALTDVKGRRVMVPVASLGFVEIGEDEARPVGFGGTL
- a CDS encoding ferritin-like fold-containing protein, with translation MKESPGVVDLLGVLAYAELSAYARMTEDAATLAPSLADRAALSELAVTEYAHFRLLRDRLAEFGADPDAAMSPFVGALDAWHAQTRPADWLQALVKTYVGDGIALDFYREAARHLDPSIAKLVDEVLVDEGRSQFAVERVRAGIEAAPAVAGRLALWARRLVGEALSQGQQVASARPELALLLVSGEGATDISRLFATLTEAHNKRMATLGL
- a CDS encoding TetR/AcrR family transcriptional regulator, which produces MTATPDAKPRGTRLPRLARRRQLLSAAQEVFVENGYHAAAMDEIADRAGVSKPVLYQHFPGKLELYLALLDLHVDDMVNRCREALASTHENKLRVQATFSAFFDFVSTQGEAFRLVFESDLRNVAPVRQRVERSLQECAEMVSVLIQEDTGCTSDEAHLLGVGLVGMAEVSARYWVTQHGSIPKDAAEQLMARLAWRGISGFPRTA